GCGGGTCATCAGCTTCCTCGCATTTGGGCTGGTATTTCTTACCTCTGGCATTGTGGCCTACGTGTCGTGGGCAATAATTCCGGGGTTCACGTTGGCCCTAGGTTTTCTGCTGGGCGGAGTCGTATCGCCACCCGATGCGGTGGCGGCCACTTCGGTAATGCGCAGCATGTCGCTTCCTCGGCGCATCATGGCCATCTTGGAGGGTGAGAGCCTGGTCAACGATGCTAGCAGCTTGATTGTATTCCGCTTTGCCCTGGCGGCGGTGCTCTCCGGCTCGTTTGTGTGGTATGAGGCGGCGGGACAGTTTGTGCTGGTTACGGTGCTGGGGGTTGCCGTGGGACTAGGTATTGCGCTAGTGTTTTATGCCCTGCACCGCTGGCTTTCGGTCACACCTAGCCTGCACACGGTACTCACGCTTATCACGCCCTATTTGCTCTACACAACGGCCGAAGCGGTGCACGCGTCTGGTGTAATGGCGGTAGTAAGTGGCGGTCTATTTCTCTCCTACCAAAGCGCTACCATTTTCACGCCGGCCAACCGGCGGCAAGGGCTACACACGTGGGCTACCGTGGGCTTTATCCTGAATGGAGCCGTCTTCATGCTAATCGGTTTGCAACTGCCGCTTATCGTTAAGGGCTTAGATGCTTACTCTAAGCTCGAAGCTATCGGCTACGGCTTGCTCATTAGCTTCGTCGTGATTGCCACGCGCTTAGTACTTACCCTGTTAGGTTCACCATTCACCCACTGGATCAGTCGCTACATCACGGTGAGCGATGCTAACCCGGGTTGGCGCGGACCAGTAATAGTGGGCTACGCGGGCATGCGTGGGGTGGTATCGTTGGCCGCAGCTTTATCAATTCCACTGCTCGATAGCGCAGGCCAGCCTTTCCCGGAGCGCAACATGGTGTTGTTCATCACCTTCATTGTCATTCTGGTTACGCTGGTGGGTCAGGGCTTGACGTTGCCCATGCTCATCCGCTGGATAGGCGTAGAAGACCTCGACCACTTACAACCAGAATATGAGCAGCAACGAGCCGTGCGCGGGCAGCTCATCACACACGCCCTCGATACCCTAAACGAGCAGTATGCCGCCCAAACGCAACGCAACAGTCTAGTAGGCGCCCTAAAGCAGAAGCTCGAGAAAGAAGTACACCTCTCGACGCACCAGGTGCCCGCGGGAGAAGACGACGAGCAGGAAGTAGCGGAATACTACCATATCTACTCCGAACTGATCGGGGTGCAGCGCCAAACCTTGCTCAAACTCCGCAGCCAGGAGGAGTACGACGATGAAGTCATCCGCAAGCTCGAAACCCAGCTCGACCTAGAAGAAGAAAAGCTGGAGCTATTGATGGAAGCGCAAGAGCAAACACCTTCCGCGGCAGAACACCCCGTAGCGCAAGTTACCCAAGAGGAAGTTTAGGCCTGTTAGCAGTGCAGCTATGATACCTAGCTTCCTGAGTTAAGGAAGTTTCGGGGGCCGATGGCTGCTCCTAGCTAGCTGCTTTCTGTGCAGCGTACGAATTAATCGCCCAAGAGCACGAGTTCACCGCTCAACAGTATCAGCTTTTTATGCGCCGCTTGCGTATTAATCTGAGGTCTTCTGACCTAGGGATCATTCTATTGCATGCATCGTATATGATAAATCATTTGCTCGGCCGGGTGGCCGTGGGGCTGGTAGCGCTTCTGAGCGTTGCAGGCTGCAATTCCAAGAAAAAAGACACGGGTGGCGGCCCTGGCGGAGATGGGAAGGGAAAAGGCCCAGCGCCTATAAAGGACTACGCCGTACTAGCTATCCGCCCCGATACGGTTACGCTTTTCCAAGACTATCCAGCTACTATTCAGGGCCAACAGAACATCGAGATTCGCCCGAAAATCGACGGTTTTATAGAAGCTATTTACGCCGACGAAGGTGCCATTGTGAAGAAAGGCCAGCGCCTGTTTCACATCAACGCGCCGCAGTATGAGCAAGAAGTGCGCACGGCGCGTGCCGGCATTAAAACCGCCCAGGCCAACGTGGCAGCCGCCCGCATGGGTGTTGCCAAAGTGCAACCGCTGGTCGAGCGCAATATCATCAGTAAATACCAGCTCGAAGGGGCTCAGTATACCTTACAAGCCAATTTAGCCGCCTTGGCGCAAGCGCAAGCTTCCCTGGTCAATGCCGAAACGAACCTAGGCTACACCAACATCACGAGCCCCGTGGACGGCGTCATCGGCACCATCCCGAACCGGATTGGAAGCCTAGTAAATAGCACCTCCGCCGATCCGCTCACTACTATTTCGAGCACCGGCAAGGTGTACGCGTACTTCTCGCTCAGCGAAAAAGCACTGCTGGATTTCATCCGCCGCCGGCCGGGCAGCACCCTACAAGAGAAGCTAGCCAAGGTGAGCGATGTGCGGCTTATTCTGGCGGATGGCAGCATCTACTCGCTCCCTGGGCGCGTGGAAACGGCTATTGGTCAGATTAATACCGAAACCGGCACAAGTAGCTTCCGCGCTACCTTCCCCAATCCCCAAGGGTTACTGCGCAGCGGCAGCAGCGGCTTGGTACGCACCCAGCGGCCCATGGAAAATGCCCTGATCATTCCGCAGAGCGCCACCTATGAGTTGCAGGGCAAGCGCTTCGCCTATGTGCTCGGGCGCGACACGGCGGCGCATGCAGTTGCCATCACCACCGTGCCCACCCCTGATGGTAGCTCGTTTGTGGTGCAGCAGGGGCTAAAAGCAGGTCAGAAGGTGATTGTAGAAGGCGTGGGTGGCTTGAAAGAAGGCACCAAAATCCGGCCCCTGCTGGTGAAGTCAGTAAAGCAAGAAGTGGCCGCTCAGTGAGCACACGACAGAACACAAAAGCTGCCCGTCATGCTGAGCCTGTCGAAGCATCTCGCTTGCAATAGTAATCAGATTACTTACCACAACGACCACACACGAGATGCTTCGGCAAGCGGACGCCAGATGAAGCATGACGGGCGGAACCAAACTAAGCAGCTATAAAAGCTTATGCTAAAAATATTCATAGAGCGCCCGGTGCTCTCTACAGTTATTTCGGTCATTATTGTGCTGCTGGGCGTGCTCGGGCTCATGAACTTGCCGATTGCCCAATACCCAGACATTTCGCCGCCTACGGTGCAAGTGTCAGCTAGCTACGCGGGTGCCAACGCCGATGTGGTGCTCAAGAGCGTGCTTGTGCCCTTGGAAGAGCAGATCAACGGCGTGGAGGGTATGACCTACATGACGTCGTCGGCCACGAACCAGGGCTCGGGCAGCATTCAGGTGTACTTCAACGTAGGCACCGACCCCGACCAAGCGGCCATCGACGTGCAAAACCGGGTGTCCAGCGCGACCAGCCTCTTGCCCCAAGAAGTAACCCTAGCCGGCGTGACGGTGCGTAAGCAGCAGAGCAGTAACCTGTTGATCTTTGCCCTCTACAGCGACAACCCGGCCTACGACCAAACCTTCCTCCAGAACTACGCCCAGATCAACATTGTGCCCCAGGTACAACGGGTGAATGGCGTAGGCGCCGCCAACGCCTTCGGCTCGCGCACATACGCCATGCGCATCTGGCTTCAGCCCGATAAGATGGCCATCTACGGCCTCACGCCCCGCGACATAACGGCCGCCCTAGCCGACCAAAACGTGGAAGCCGCACCTGGCGCCTTTGGCGAAAACAGCGACCAAAGCTTCCAGTACGTTATCAAGTACACCGGTAAGCTCCAATCGCCGGAGCAGTTCGGCAATATCGTGCTCAAAGGCACGGCTCAGGGGCAGCTATTGCGGCTGAAAGATGTAGCCCGCTTGGAGTTAGGTGCTCAGGCGTACAACAACAGCAGCACCACCTTTGGCAAGCCCTCTGTAGGTATTTCGGTAAACCAGACGCCGGGCTCTAACGCCCGGGAGGTTATTAATAAGTCGGTGGCGGTGCTGGAACAGGCCTCCAAGTCATTCCCAGCAGGCGTTCACTACATCAACTTGGTGAACATTAATGACTTCCTAGATGCCTCGATTGATAAGGTAATTCACACGCTGATCGAGTGCTTTGCGCTGGTGTTCCTGGTGATTTTCATCTTTCTCCAGGACTTCCGCTCTACCATCATCCACGGTGTGTCGGTGCCGGTATCTATCATCGGCACGTTCTTTTTCCTCTACGTCTTCGGCTATAGCATCAACCTCCTGACGCTCTTTGCCTTGGTGCTTGCCATCGGTATTGTCGTTGACGATGCCATTGTGGTGGTAGAGGCCGTGCACGCCAAGCTCGAAAGCGGTTATACCTCCCCGCGTAAGGCGGCCATCGATGCCATGGGTGAGATTACCGGAGCCATTCTGAGCATCACGCTCGTGATGGCCGCCGTGTTCTTGCCCGTTACGTTTATCCCGGGTTCCGTCGGGGTGTTCTACAAGCAATTTGGTATCACCCTAGCGGTGGCCATCCTGATTTCGGCCATCAACGCCCTCACACTTTGCCCGGCGCTAGCGGCACTGTTCTTAAAGCCCCCGCACCACGAGGAAGACCAGAAGGCCGAAAAGAAGACCTTGATGCAGCGCTTCAGCGTGTCGTTCAACGCGGCCTACGATGCTATGGTGGGCAAGTACACCCGCGCCGTCGACTTCCTAGCGGCGCGCAAGTGGCTAGCGCTGGCGGGTGTAGTCGGCTTTGCGGGCTGCTTGTATTTCCTCATGACGACCACCCCGAGCAGCTTCGTACCCAACGAAGATATGGGTACCATTTACGTGAACGTGTCGTTGCCGCCGGCTTCTACCTTAGAGCGCACCACGGCCGTTACGAATGAAGTGGATAGCATCATCCGCGCTATTCCGTCGGTGCGAGGTACGCTCCGCAATACGGGCCGCAACTTCCTAGCCGGCCAAGGCAGCGCCTACGGAATGGTGATTGTGCGCCTCAAGCCTTGGGACGAGCGCAAGGATGTGACGAACGAAGATGTACTCGCCGAAATAAGTAAGCGGACGGCGCACATTCGGGAGGGCACAATCCGCAGTCTGCCACAGCCTACCATCACCGGATTCGGCGCGACGGGTGGCTTTACCTTTCAGCTACAAGACCGCGGCGGCCACAGCACCACCGAGTTCTACAAAACGGCGCAAGATTTCTTGGCAGCCCTCAACCAACGCCCCGAAATTCGGGATGCCTCCACGTCCTTCAACCCCGGCTTTCCGCAGTACCAGCTCAGCGTGAATGTGGCCAAGGTGAAAGCAGCAGGCCTCACCGAGGCCGACATCCTGAACGCCATGCAGGTGTACTACGGCGGCTCGTACGCGTCCAACTTCAACCAGTTTGGCAAGCAGTACCGCGTGATGGTGCAGGCCGATACCCTCTACCGAGCTAGCCCCGAAGGCCTCAGCAAGATCTTCGTGCGCAACGCCACCG
This Hymenobacter sp. GOD-10R DNA region includes the following protein-coding sequences:
- a CDS encoding efflux RND transporter permease subunit is translated as MLKIFIERPVLSTVISVIIVLLGVLGLMNLPIAQYPDISPPTVQVSASYAGANADVVLKSVLVPLEEQINGVEGMTYMTSSATNQGSGSIQVYFNVGTDPDQAAIDVQNRVSSATSLLPQEVTLAGVTVRKQQSSNLLIFALYSDNPAYDQTFLQNYAQINIVPQVQRVNGVGAANAFGSRTYAMRIWLQPDKMAIYGLTPRDITAALADQNVEAAPGAFGENSDQSFQYVIKYTGKLQSPEQFGNIVLKGTAQGQLLRLKDVARLELGAQAYNNSSTTFGKPSVGISVNQTPGSNAREVINKSVAVLEQASKSFPAGVHYINLVNINDFLDASIDKVIHTLIECFALVFLVIFIFLQDFRSTIIHGVSVPVSIIGTFFFLYVFGYSINLLTLFALVLAIGIVVDDAIVVVEAVHAKLESGYTSPRKAAIDAMGEITGAILSITLVMAAVFLPVTFIPGSVGVFYKQFGITLAVAILISAINALTLCPALAALFLKPPHHEEDQKAEKKTLMQRFSVSFNAAYDAMVGKYTRAVDFLAARKWLALAGVVGFAGCLYFLMTTTPSSFVPNEDMGTIYVNVSLPPASTLERTTAVTNEVDSIIRAIPSVRGTLRNTGRNFLAGQGSAYGMVIVRLKPWDERKDVTNEDVLAEISKRTAHIREGTIRSLPQPTITGFGATGGFTFQLQDRGGHSTTEFYKTAQDFLAALNQRPEIRDASTSFNPGFPQYQLSVNVAKVKAAGLTEADILNAMQVYYGGSYASNFNQFGKQYRVMVQADTLYRASPEGLSKIFVRNATGEMAPITEFVTLTRVYGPESLDRFNLFTAISVNGQPKEGASTGEALLAIQEVARQKLPAGYSYEFSGISREEQNSGRQSLYIFALSLIFVYLLLSAQYESYLLPFAVLLSIPIGLSGTYLFAKLFGIDNNIYLQISVIMLIGLLAKNAILMIEFSLARRRGGEMGILEAAVEGAKARLRPILMTSFAFVFGLMPLLFATGAGANGNKSIGAGAIGGMLFGTLIGVFFIPVLFIIFEGIQERISGPPKTQEQLEAEEAEGGPPPAADKPKPADRPKPEPAIA
- a CDS encoding Na+/H+ antiporter, encoding MHETLLLCLGLLITVCLLIILSQRLRLPYPILLVLGGLAVSFVPGLPPIRINPELIFLIFLPPLLYEAAWFTSWKDFWRWRRVISFLAFGLVFLTSGIVAYVSWAIIPGFTLALGFLLGGVVSPPDAVAATSVMRSMSLPRRIMAILEGESLVNDASSLIVFRFALAAVLSGSFVWYEAAGQFVLVTVLGVAVGLGIALVFYALHRWLSVTPSLHTVLTLITPYLLYTTAEAVHASGVMAVVSGGLFLSYQSATIFTPANRRQGLHTWATVGFILNGAVFMLIGLQLPLIVKGLDAYSKLEAIGYGLLISFVVIATRLVLTLLGSPFTHWISRYITVSDANPGWRGPVIVGYAGMRGVVSLAAALSIPLLDSAGQPFPERNMVLFITFIVILVTLVGQGLTLPMLIRWIGVEDLDHLQPEYEQQRAVRGQLITHALDTLNEQYAAQTQRNSLVGALKQKLEKEVHLSTHQVPAGEDDEQEVAEYYHIYSELIGVQRQTLLKLRSQEEYDDEVIRKLETQLDLEEEKLELLMEAQEQTPSAAEHPVAQVTQEEV
- a CDS encoding efflux RND transporter periplasmic adaptor subunit; the encoded protein is MINHLLGRVAVGLVALLSVAGCNSKKKDTGGGPGGDGKGKGPAPIKDYAVLAIRPDTVTLFQDYPATIQGQQNIEIRPKIDGFIEAIYADEGAIVKKGQRLFHINAPQYEQEVRTARAGIKTAQANVAAARMGVAKVQPLVERNIISKYQLEGAQYTLQANLAALAQAQASLVNAETNLGYTNITSPVDGVIGTIPNRIGSLVNSTSADPLTTISSTGKVYAYFSLSEKALLDFIRRRPGSTLQEKLAKVSDVRLILADGSIYSLPGRVETAIGQINTETGTSSFRATFPNPQGLLRSGSSGLVRTQRPMENALIIPQSATYELQGKRFAYVLGRDTAAHAVAITTVPTPDGSSFVVQQGLKAGQKVIVEGVGGLKEGTKIRPLLVKSVKQEVAAQ